In Leucobacter insecticola, one DNA window encodes the following:
- the tagD gene encoding glycerol-3-phosphate cytidylyltransferase: MKRILTYGTFDLLHWGHIRLLKRARDLGDYLVVAASTEEFNAGKGKKTYHDFDTRKNMLEAVRYVDLVIPEQDWDQKIRDVQKYEIDAVVMGGDWEGDPRFEVLRDYCEVIYLDRTEGVSTTKIKKDLGVNS, encoded by the coding sequence ATGAAGCGTATCTTGACCTACGGCACCTTTGACTTGCTGCACTGGGGGCACATCCGCCTCCTCAAGCGCGCTCGGGATCTCGGAGACTACCTCGTGGTCGCCGCCTCCACGGAGGAGTTCAATGCGGGCAAAGGCAAGAAGACCTATCACGACTTCGATACTCGCAAGAATATGCTCGAAGCCGTGCGCTACGTGGATCTGGTAATCCCCGAGCAGGACTGGGATCAGAAGATTCGGGACGTGCAAAAGTACGAAATCGACGCCGTCGTGATGGGTGGCGACTGGGAGGGCGATCCGCGCTTCGAGGTGCTCCGCGACTACTGCGAGGTCATCTACCTCGACCGCACCGAGGGCGTCTCCACCACGAAGATCAAAAAGGATCTTGGGGTCAATTCGTAA
- a CDS encoding ABC transporter substrate-binding protein — MKIQYALPALAAAALLTLTGCVTNTEGPDRESTDTSGIKVDEAAAALLPADIKESGVLIIGTDASYPPNEYKDSSGKIVGWGVDLANAVSARLGLEPKWEQAGFDSIIPSIQGGKMNMGSSSFTDNAERQKTVDFVNFYEAGVLWAAPIGKPVDPDNACGFKVAVQAGTFQHTDELPAKSEACVAAGKAAIEILPFDGQAEATNAVVLGQADAFSADSPVTLDAINAQKDKIEASGESFDTAPYGYALPKNSDLTKAVQAALQSLMDDGTYMEILTKAGVEDGAVQKATINAGK; from the coding sequence ATGAAGATTCAATACGCGCTTCCCGCGCTTGCTGCTGCTGCCCTGCTCACCCTCACCGGGTGCGTCACCAACACGGAAGGTCCGGATCGCGAGTCGACCGACACCTCCGGCATCAAGGTTGACGAGGCCGCTGCCGCGCTGTTGCCCGCAGACATCAAGGAATCCGGCGTACTCATTATCGGTACCGACGCATCGTACCCGCCAAACGAATACAAGGATTCCTCCGGCAAAATCGTGGGCTGGGGCGTAGACCTAGCAAATGCGGTGAGCGCGCGCCTCGGCCTCGAACCGAAGTGGGAACAAGCGGGCTTCGACTCGATTATCCCCAGCATCCAGGGCGGCAAGATGAACATGGGATCCTCGTCGTTCACCGATAACGCCGAGCGTCAGAAGACCGTCGACTTCGTCAACTTCTACGAGGCGGGCGTGCTCTGGGCTGCCCCGATCGGCAAGCCCGTTGATCCGGACAATGCGTGTGGCTTCAAGGTGGCTGTGCAGGCCGGCACTTTCCAGCACACCGACGAACTGCCCGCGAAGTCGGAGGCCTGCGTCGCTGCCGGTAAAGCTGCCATCGAGATCTTGCCGTTTGATGGTCAGGCAGAAGCAACTAACGCGGTTGTGCTCGGTCAGGCCGATGCATTCTCGGCAGATTCGCCCGTCACGCTTGACGCGATTAACGCTCAGAAGGACAAGATTGAGGCGTCGGGTGAGTCCTTCGACACAGCGCCCTACGGTTACGCGCTGCCGAAGAATTCGGATCTCACAAAGGCCGTACAGGCTGCCCTGCAGTCGCTCATGGACGACGGCACGTACATGGAGATCCTGACCAAGGCCGGCGTTGAGGATGGGGCGGTCCAGAAAGCCACCATCAACGCGGGCAAGTAA
- a CDS encoding purine-cytosine permease family protein — MGLNLTGSNTDVEATDALARKGDDQDQMSRGKLTMAWYGTASAFFFVYIGAAMAVAYGTVNAIIGIVLTIIVYGLINTVLSRYAINNRTTVAQFSRTILGNAGSAIAMIIFALIAIYYAVFEGSIVAYAFMTAFGGEMWMWSLIVVVYSTPLILGGVRRFLDKINGLLMPVYFFGLVAAVIWAGVQYGFSDTWLTQTPDLPVPVAMGGPGWLATFAGYMGVWIMMMFTMDFASLGKRKDIKYHQRVTFGPLFYTLAYGFSAFVGIFLTFTIPGIDASETGLAGGLVSLMGVFGLIVVIATQTRINTANYYLGAANLRAFGEKVFRLKMPNVVWVILSSVIIYLFMLLPVVQYILIALAWQGVLVTAWVAIALTHILLGRWRNEEHAAIDDQHYKAFNGNGLAAWIVATVIGIVMLQLGSVNPDLAGVGATWGPILTAISAALVYGVLWKTNPVSRTGLIKVVGV; from the coding sequence GTGGGTCTCAATTTAACCGGGAGCAACACGGACGTCGAGGCAACTGACGCTCTGGCTCGCAAGGGTGATGATCAAGACCAGATGAGCCGTGGCAAGCTCACGATGGCCTGGTACGGTACCGCAAGCGCATTTTTCTTCGTCTACATTGGTGCCGCGATGGCCGTCGCTTACGGCACTGTAAACGCGATCATCGGTATCGTGTTGACGATCATTGTCTATGGCCTGATCAACACGGTGTTGTCGCGCTACGCGATCAACAACCGCACCACGGTAGCGCAGTTTTCCCGCACCATCCTTGGCAACGCGGGATCAGCAATCGCGATGATCATTTTCGCGCTGATCGCGATCTACTATGCGGTCTTCGAGGGATCGATCGTGGCCTACGCCTTCATGACCGCGTTTGGCGGTGAAATGTGGATGTGGAGTCTCATCGTGGTGGTCTACTCGACACCGTTGATCCTGGGCGGGGTGCGCCGTTTCCTGGACAAGATCAACGGCCTGCTCATGCCGGTGTACTTCTTCGGACTGGTTGCCGCGGTGATCTGGGCGGGTGTGCAGTACGGCTTCAGCGATACCTGGCTGACGCAGACACCGGATCTTCCCGTGCCGGTGGCGATGGGTGGGCCCGGCTGGCTTGCGACGTTCGCCGGCTACATGGGCGTGTGGATCATGATGATGTTCACGATGGATTTCGCTTCCCTCGGTAAGCGCAAGGACATCAAGTACCACCAGAGGGTTACCTTTGGGCCACTGTTCTACACGCTCGCCTACGGCTTCTCCGCATTCGTCGGCATCTTCCTCACCTTCACCATTCCGGGTATCGATGCCTCTGAAACCGGGCTTGCGGGCGGGCTCGTCAGCCTGATGGGGGTGTTCGGTCTGATCGTGGTCATCGCCACGCAGACCCGCATCAACACCGCGAACTACTACTTGGGTGCCGCGAATCTTCGTGCCTTCGGTGAGAAAGTCTTCCGCCTCAAGATGCCGAACGTCGTCTGGGTGATCCTCTCCTCTGTCATCATCTACCTCTTCATGCTGCTCCCGGTGGTGCAGTACATCCTTATTGCGCTCGCGTGGCAGGGGGTGCTGGTGACCGCGTGGGTGGCGATCGCGCTGACGCACATTCTGCTCGGTCGCTGGCGCAACGAGGAGCATGCGGCGATCGATGACCAGCACTACAAGGCCTTCAATGGCAACGGCCTCGCCGCGTGGATCGTGGCCACCGTTATCGGAATCGTCATGCTGCAGCTCGGATCAGTGAACCCGGATCTCGCCGGAGTCGGGGCGACCTGGGGGCCGATCCTGACCGCGATATCCGCCGCCCTCGTCTACGGTGTGCTCTGGAAAACGAATCCGGTGAGCCGCACGGGGCTCATCAAGGTGGTGGGGGTGTAG
- a CDS encoding PucR family transcriptional regulator yields MTSEEPLDEIGRLHTALDITNTLISAISAIDPVRALASRISTLCRGTAVIYDFEGSVVSSTGEAPTQLIWNEVAATNRRDLNTEIGRWHVRTRRVALRDGVHVIAIASRTVDTLDQIGELLLDTSERLLGAVHGIQYGATRRDRRDNEQLIAALHDGVVPAREHRFWNQLAQFRFPAYAPIRALEIAPLSDGSATEAHLSLLIGRARSEGLPFLTMLRRADMDSPATIAALIPDSEASAQWLAVTAHDFLIGVSAPSSALSAVPDSVREAETALGIARQWARAAETPENIGAVLIDRIDLSTWLLSHVDARQLRERIVRTLKPLASAQLLDTLITYLAAEQNVTRTAEVMFVHPNTIRYRLTRIEEAFGESLTSPFSLANVILALHPEIIGRAPELRHR; encoded by the coding sequence TTGACCTCCGAAGAGCCCCTCGACGAGATTGGCCGCCTGCACACCGCTCTCGATATCACGAACACCCTCATCTCGGCCATCTCCGCAATTGACCCAGTCCGCGCTCTCGCCTCCCGCATAAGTACCCTCTGCCGTGGGACCGCGGTGATTTATGACTTCGAGGGTTCAGTTGTCTCAAGCACCGGCGAAGCACCGACACAGCTCATCTGGAACGAAGTCGCGGCAACAAATCGACGCGACCTCAATACCGAGATTGGCCGCTGGCATGTGCGAACCCGACGCGTGGCGCTCCGCGATGGCGTGCACGTCATCGCCATCGCCAGTCGCACTGTCGACACCCTCGACCAGATCGGCGAGCTACTGCTCGATACTTCAGAGCGCCTGCTCGGAGCTGTCCACGGCATCCAGTACGGTGCGACTCGGCGAGATCGTCGAGACAACGAACAGCTCATCGCGGCCCTCCACGACGGTGTGGTGCCGGCGCGTGAGCATCGCTTCTGGAACCAGTTGGCACAGTTCCGCTTTCCCGCGTACGCACCGATTCGTGCCCTCGAAATCGCACCACTAAGCGACGGTTCCGCGACCGAAGCCCATCTCTCCCTGCTAATCGGGCGCGCCAGATCTGAGGGCCTGCCCTTCCTCACAATGCTCCGAAGAGCCGACATGGATTCCCCTGCAACGATCGCAGCCTTGATTCCAGACTCCGAAGCGAGCGCACAGTGGCTTGCGGTTACAGCACACGACTTTCTTATAGGTGTTTCGGCCCCTTCTTCCGCGCTCTCCGCTGTCCCTGACAGCGTCCGAGAGGCTGAAACCGCGCTCGGCATTGCCCGGCAGTGGGCCCGCGCAGCCGAAACTCCTGAAAACATCGGAGCCGTGCTCATTGATCGAATCGACCTCTCCACCTGGCTACTCTCACACGTCGACGCCCGCCAGCTGCGGGAGCGCATCGTACGCACCCTCAAGCCGCTTGCATCAGCTCAGCTCCTCGACACGCTGATCACCTACTTGGCAGCAGAGCAGAACGTCACCCGCACCGCTGAAGTCATGTTTGTGCACCCGAACACAATCCGGTACCGCCTCACCCGTATCGAGGAGGCCTTCGGAGAATCTCTCACCTCACCGTTCTCCCTCGCAAACGTCATCCTCGCCCTGCATCCCGAGATAATCGGACGCGCCCCTGAACTTCGCCACCGCTAA
- a CDS encoding cupin domain-containing protein: MSTGSRSRVQLENEHFRVTEWTIDPGGVIPMHLHEHEYVVVPMVTDTMHVTTGAGDEIVAELVAGQSYTRPGGSEHRVENRTSASPIVFVEVEKLS, from the coding sequence ATGAGCACAGGTTCCCGCAGCAGAGTCCAGTTGGAGAACGAGCACTTCCGCGTTACGGAGTGGACGATCGATCCGGGCGGGGTGATCCCCATGCACCTGCACGAGCACGAGTACGTGGTGGTGCCGATGGTCACGGACACCATGCACGTCACCACGGGAGCAGGCGACGAGATCGTTGCCGAGCTGGTTGCGGGGCAGAGCTATACCCGACCCGGCGGATCCGAGCACCGGGTTGAGAATCGCACCTCTGCCTCCCCCATCGTGTTCGTTGAGGTGGAAAAGCTATCGTGA
- a CDS encoding acyl-CoA thioesterase: MSDYRQIVRKWVKPEDLNQHGALFGGRLLQWVDEDAAILAVVQLGTTSVVTRYMSEINFKGSAERGDLLELDFRVSSFGRTSLTLSCRVDNAVTGQEILTLDRIVFVAVDDAGEAVPHGETEATPGTERLRQ, encoded by the coding sequence ATGAGTGACTACCGACAGATCGTGCGCAAATGGGTGAAACCCGAAGACCTGAATCAACACGGGGCGCTGTTCGGCGGGCGCTTGCTGCAGTGGGTTGATGAAGACGCTGCGATCCTCGCCGTGGTGCAGCTCGGTACGACGAGCGTGGTGACCCGGTACATGTCTGAGATCAACTTCAAGGGAAGTGCGGAACGGGGTGACCTTCTCGAACTCGATTTTCGTGTGAGTAGCTTCGGACGCACCTCACTAACGCTCAGCTGCCGGGTCGACAATGCGGTGACGGGGCAGGAGATCCTGACCCTGGATCGTATTGTGTTTGTGGCGGTCGACGATGCGGGCGAGGCGGTGCCGCACGGCGAGACCGAGGCGACGCCTGGCACCGAGCGGTTGCGTCAATAG
- a CDS encoding hydantoinase/oxoprolinase family protein has protein sequence MLLHSGGGSMTPRLVEKFPVRLAASGIAAGAISAKHIAQQCGYENAVSLDMGGTSTDISLVAGGELRVSQEWQVEYGHPIIFPSIEVLTIGAGGGSLAHIDIAGSLRNGPQSAGADPGPACYETGGDQPTNTDANVVLGRLGTSLAGGVKQLNSALAESAIRRVVAEPLGMGLEEAAHAVVAVANANMADAVRLVSIRRGYDPRDFALLAFGGAGALHGADVARELGIPTVVVPPSPGVTSAMGCLLVDIQHDFAQMHTGLASAADEEGIEQAFVSLESEAAARLRHEGVADENAVLQRKISMRYQGQWRSLQVPMGSGPGALEQAVRTFHEEYEREFAFRQDDAPVEVYQLHLAAVGKIPKPSFRPASVVAQAPGTPAERRPVFFGEDGWLETPVYDRSELAAGTAFVGPAIINQLDSTTVVPPHTRAEIDEWLNIRIHLEEINR, from the coding sequence TTGCTGCTGCATTCGGGCGGCGGCTCCATGACGCCCCGCCTCGTCGAGAAATTTCCGGTGCGCCTGGCGGCCTCAGGGATCGCGGCTGGCGCAATCTCAGCGAAACACATCGCGCAACAGTGTGGCTACGAAAACGCCGTTAGCCTCGACATGGGTGGTACGTCCACTGACATTTCCCTTGTCGCTGGGGGAGAGCTTCGCGTTTCGCAGGAGTGGCAGGTCGAGTACGGACATCCGATCATTTTCCCCTCGATTGAGGTGCTCACGATCGGAGCAGGCGGCGGCTCCCTCGCTCACATTGACATTGCGGGATCGCTGCGAAATGGTCCTCAGTCGGCCGGGGCAGATCCGGGGCCAGCCTGTTATGAGACCGGAGGCGATCAGCCGACCAACACGGATGCGAACGTGGTGCTTGGGCGACTCGGAACCTCCCTAGCCGGCGGCGTGAAACAGCTGAACAGCGCACTGGCCGAGTCGGCGATACGGCGCGTAGTTGCGGAGCCGCTCGGTATGGGCCTGGAAGAGGCCGCGCATGCGGTGGTCGCGGTCGCAAACGCAAACATGGCTGATGCGGTGAGATTGGTTTCGATTCGCCGTGGCTACGACCCCCGCGATTTTGCCCTGCTCGCATTTGGTGGAGCGGGAGCCCTGCACGGTGCCGATGTTGCGCGCGAGCTCGGGATCCCAACAGTTGTCGTGCCCCCGAGCCCTGGCGTGACTTCGGCCATGGGATGTCTGCTCGTCGACATTCAGCACGACTTCGCACAGATGCACACCGGCTTGGCTTCTGCTGCGGATGAGGAAGGCATTGAGCAGGCCTTCGTTTCACTTGAGAGTGAGGCAGCGGCGCGACTTCGGCACGAGGGGGTTGCCGACGAGAACGCGGTTCTGCAGCGCAAGATTTCGATGCGTTATCAGGGTCAATGGCGGTCGCTTCAGGTGCCCATGGGATCGGGACCGGGCGCACTTGAGCAGGCCGTTCGTACCTTCCACGAGGAGTACGAGCGTGAGTTCGCATTCCGCCAGGATGATGCGCCCGTAGAGGTATACCAATTGCATCTCGCAGCGGTCGGGAAAATCCCCAAACCCTCGTTCCGGCCCGCTTCGGTCGTAGCTCAGGCACCCGGCACTCCAGCCGAGCGTCGTCCCGTGTTCTTCGGTGAGGACGGGTGGCTTGAGACCCCCGTGTATGACCGAAGCGAACTTGCTGCTGGCACCGCTTTCGTGGGGCCGGCGATTATCAACCAACTCGATTCCACTACTGTTGTGCCCCCGCACACCCGAGCTGAAATCGACGAATGGCTCAACATTCGCATTCACCTTGAGGAGATCAACCGATGA
- a CDS encoding hydantoinase B/oxoprolinase family protein, which produces MSDKAKVATGTARQTALDPVTFEVLKNAFATSVDLMSEQILRTCYSFVIYSRDFSSALCDANGNTVMQGSGDIAVHVGTLHFQAKAVIEEFPDDIHPGDVFAINDPYRGGTHFNDVSFVRPIFSEGRIIAFAQNKGHWADIGGKVPGSFDVSAAEHFGEGLRITPIRVWSKGKFLHDVAQLLVANTRAPEQAMGDLHAQSEATAVCEREVLRLVDRYGTSTVEMAMQETQDYVERTVRRRLAELPQGRWETVDYMDVDPGKSEGLVPIKIVMTLDGEGIHYNLVGSAEVVDTFLNSGYGTTFSAIYAGTKTFFPDVPLNSGFYAAVTADIGPEGTVVNAGWPFAVTGFCSGPYEKLMNGIFEIWSQIMPERAMACAFNLEYLLVGGRDARREENPYFMWYDWMAGGWGGRSSKDGSNSTAPVFGVGLAVQACEGQERLTPVITTMHQIGTDSGGPGRFRGGCGVEKGGTLTDAEASVMSYCCDRARSITWGIEGGLPSIPHGVWLNRDTENERFLGSIFSSVPVEPGDTFYRPSAGGGGFGDPLDRTPEEVLEDVIDEYVSVERAAEDYGVVIFVIDRELDQYEIAREATAEKRAWIRENRASWLETDPGSVAERYRSGELGLLDVIRRHGVILDWGTGELFDETTRQHREQMSRRSAAHWAA; this is translated from the coding sequence ATGAGTGATAAAGCCAAAGTAGCCACGGGAACTGCTCGCCAGACGGCGCTTGACCCAGTGACATTCGAGGTTTTGAAGAACGCATTCGCCACGAGCGTCGACCTAATGAGTGAGCAGATCCTGCGTACCTGCTACTCGTTTGTCATCTACTCTCGTGATTTCTCGTCAGCGCTCTGCGATGCAAATGGCAACACCGTTATGCAGGGCTCAGGCGACATCGCGGTTCACGTTGGAACACTTCATTTCCAGGCAAAAGCCGTGATCGAGGAGTTCCCCGACGATATACACCCCGGTGACGTTTTCGCGATCAATGATCCGTACCGTGGTGGTACACATTTCAACGATGTTTCATTTGTGCGGCCGATCTTCTCAGAGGGGCGTATCATCGCGTTTGCCCAGAATAAGGGGCACTGGGCGGATATCGGTGGCAAGGTTCCAGGTTCGTTTGACGTATCTGCAGCGGAGCATTTTGGTGAAGGCCTGCGGATCACCCCTATCCGAGTATGGTCAAAGGGAAAGTTCTTGCATGATGTCGCCCAGCTACTCGTCGCAAATACCCGTGCTCCTGAACAGGCGATGGGGGACTTGCATGCCCAGTCAGAGGCAACAGCTGTTTGTGAGCGCGAGGTACTGCGGCTGGTAGACCGTTACGGCACCAGCACGGTCGAGATGGCGATGCAGGAGACTCAGGACTATGTCGAGCGCACGGTTCGCAGACGACTTGCGGAGTTGCCTCAGGGCCGGTGGGAAACCGTCGACTACATGGATGTTGATCCTGGTAAGTCCGAGGGCCTCGTTCCCATCAAGATCGTGATGACGCTTGACGGGGAAGGAATCCATTACAACCTTGTGGGCAGCGCTGAGGTTGTCGACACCTTTTTGAACTCAGGTTACGGCACGACCTTTTCGGCGATCTACGCGGGCACCAAGACCTTTTTCCCAGATGTGCCGCTGAATTCAGGGTTCTACGCGGCAGTCACCGCTGATATTGGCCCCGAAGGTACAGTGGTGAATGCGGGTTGGCCCTTTGCGGTGACCGGATTCTGCTCTGGTCCCTACGAGAAGTTGATGAACGGAATTTTCGAAATCTGGTCGCAGATCATGCCGGAGCGCGCCATGGCGTGTGCCTTTAACCTCGAGTATCTGCTCGTTGGCGGACGTGATGCCCGCCGTGAAGAGAACCCATACTTCATGTGGTACGACTGGATGGCCGGTGGGTGGGGTGGCCGCTCCTCCAAAGACGGCTCGAACTCGACGGCGCCTGTGTTTGGCGTGGGACTCGCAGTGCAGGCGTGCGAAGGTCAAGAACGTCTCACTCCGGTGATCACTACCATGCACCAAATCGGCACCGATTCGGGGGGCCCGGGCCGATTCCGCGGAGGTTGCGGCGTGGAAAAGGGAGGCACTCTCACCGACGCCGAGGCATCTGTAATGAGCTATTGCTGCGATCGTGCTCGTTCGATCACCTGGGGTATCGAGGGTGGTCTGCCATCGATACCACACGGTGTCTGGCTAAATCGTGACACTGAAAATGAACGCTTCCTTGGGTCCATCTTCTCTTCAGTCCCCGTAGAACCCGGAGACACCTTCTACCGGCCATCTGCTGGAGGCGGTGGGTTCGGTGATCCACTAGATCGCACACCCGAGGAAGTGCTCGAAGACGTGATCGATGAGTATGTCTCAGTGGAACGGGCGGCAGAAGATTACGGCGTGGTGATCTTCGTGATCGATCGTGAGCTGGATCAGTATGAGATCGCGCGTGAAGCCACGGCCGAGAAACGCGCTTGGATACGAGAGAATCGCGCGTCATGGTTGGAGACTGACCCAGGTAGTGTCGCTGAGCGTTATCGCTCGGGGGAACTCGGCCTGCTTGATGTGATCCGTCGACACGGCGTCATTCTCGATTGGGGTACGGGCGAGCTCTTTGACGAGACGACTCGGCAGCATCGTGAACAAATGTCCCGCCGTTCTGCGGCGCACTGGGCAGCATAG
- a CDS encoding SCO4848 family membrane protein, translating to MAVFAGIMLLLNAFFNVVVWPRFWTRVANDPRARDEQGRATRFLTVHAVLISLALLVAAVSAVAGIMLLLG from the coding sequence ATGGCCGTTTTCGCTGGAATCATGCTGCTGCTCAATGCGTTTTTCAACGTGGTCGTATGGCCAAGATTCTGGACGCGAGTGGCCAACGATCCGCGCGCACGCGACGAGCAGGGCCGCGCGACCAGGTTTCTCACCGTCCACGCGGTCCTGATCAGCCTCGCCCTACTCGTCGCCGCAGTTTCCGCGGTCGCGGGCATCATGCTGCTGCTTGGCTAG
- a CDS encoding amino acid ABC transporter permease, producing the protein MSDRSDGSAGEAPRTQPFYESEPIVAVKLKHPGRIVLAIVLVLLAAAFIWDAANREAFNWPEVGKYLFDTRIVAAAGYTLLLTVYSMIIAIILGVTLAIMRLSPNPIVKAVAWVYLWIFRGTPVYVQLTFWGLFAVIYPTLGIGLPFLPPILEFETKAIMTAFTLAIIGLALNEAAYMAEIVRAGLLSVDSGQDEAAIALGLGWWHTMSRVVLPQAMRVIIPPTGNEVISMLKTTSLVTAVPFTLELFTKQRDIAAVTYNPVPMLLVVSIWYLVVTSILMVGQFYLERHFAKGVGQRPDVMKPTVETAAITLPGEDNEPPLPPVGQHGGSGGV; encoded by the coding sequence ATGTCAGACCGATCAGACGGGTCCGCGGGGGAAGCTCCGCGGACCCAGCCGTTCTATGAGTCCGAGCCTATTGTCGCCGTCAAACTGAAGCATCCGGGGCGAATTGTCCTTGCCATTGTGCTGGTGCTGCTGGCAGCGGCCTTCATTTGGGACGCCGCCAATCGCGAAGCCTTCAACTGGCCCGAGGTCGGCAAGTATCTATTTGATACTCGCATCGTCGCCGCGGCCGGCTACACGCTGCTGCTGACCGTCTATTCGATGATCATCGCGATCATTCTTGGAGTCACGCTCGCGATCATGCGACTGTCACCGAATCCGATCGTGAAGGCAGTTGCCTGGGTCTACCTCTGGATATTCCGCGGCACTCCGGTCTACGTGCAGCTGACCTTCTGGGGCCTGTTCGCGGTGATCTATCCGACGCTCGGGATCGGTTTGCCATTCCTGCCTCCGATCCTTGAGTTTGAGACCAAGGCAATCATGACGGCGTTCACGCTCGCGATTATTGGGCTCGCGCTCAATGAGGCCGCCTACATGGCTGAGATCGTGCGCGCCGGGTTGCTGTCGGTCGATAGCGGTCAAGATGAGGCCGCTATCGCACTTGGCCTCGGCTGGTGGCACACCATGTCCCGAGTGGTGTTGCCGCAGGCAATGCGCGTGATCATTCCACCCACCGGCAACGAGGTTATCTCGATGCTGAAAACCACCTCGCTCGTGACCGCCGTGCCGTTCACGCTCGAGCTGTTCACGAAACAGCGCGACATTGCCGCCGTGACCTACAATCCGGTTCCCATGCTGCTGGTGGTGTCGATCTGGTATCTCGTCGTGACGTCGATCCTGATGGTCGGCCAGTTCTACCTTGAGCGTCACTTCGCTAAGGGGGTCGGGCAGCGGCCCGACGTCATGAAACCGACCGTGGAGACGGCGGCGATCACGTTGCCGGGCGAGGACAACGAGCCCCCACTGCCCCCGGTGGGACAGCACGGCGGAAGCGGAGGAGTGTAG
- a CDS encoding GNAT family N-acetyltransferase has protein sequence MSAVTVRAVAAEDREAWAVLYRGYRDFYARPHDPSVYDTVWGWLMDPAHGTRALVASLDGQLVGLGHFRGFARPIDGGRGLYLDDLFTLPEARGTGAASAILQRLAEIARDEGASLVRWITAEDNTTARSLYDRRAQQTPWVTYDMAPAAE, from the coding sequence GTGAGCGCTGTCACCGTTCGCGCCGTCGCCGCAGAGGATCGGGAGGCGTGGGCGGTGCTCTACCGCGGCTACCGCGACTTCTACGCAAGGCCGCACGACCCCTCGGTCTACGACACGGTCTGGGGCTGGCTGATGGATCCGGCGCACGGGACCCGAGCACTGGTCGCCTCGCTCGACGGGCAGCTCGTGGGCCTCGGGCACTTCCGCGGCTTCGCTCGGCCGATCGACGGCGGACGCGGCCTCTACCTCGACGACCTGTTCACCTTGCCCGAGGCACGCGGGACAGGCGCGGCTTCTGCGATTCTGCAGCGGCTCGCTGAGATCGCGCGCGATGAGGGCGCTTCGCTGGTGCGCTGGATCACTGCCGAAGACAACACGACGGCGCGGAGTCTCTACGACCGGCGCGCACAGCAGACACCCTGGGTCACCTACGACATGGCGCCCGCGGCAGAGTGA
- a CDS encoding hydantoinase/oxoprolinase family protein encodes MSSVRVAVDVGGTFTDVCIFDDETKQMRVTKVPSTPSDPMIAVMNGVERGNIDLNEVSLFSHGTTVATNALITRNFPVAALVTTRGFRDVLEIRDGTKDDLWDAYNDVSAPYIRRRDRFEVTERIDFSGNTVQPLDEEEARSLAELLKRRGVMTIAVCFMNSYANPSHETRMREILEEVIPDATVSTSAEILPEIFEYPRFNTAVANAVLAPLVSGYVNRLAGRLREGGYEGICCCCIRAAAP; translated from the coding sequence ATGAGCAGTGTTCGTGTCGCGGTAGACGTAGGCGGGACATTCACCGACGTCTGTATTTTTGACGACGAGACCAAACAAATGCGCGTCACGAAGGTGCCGTCCACGCCGAGTGATCCGATGATCGCCGTGATGAACGGGGTAGAGCGCGGCAACATTGATCTCAATGAGGTGTCACTTTTCTCCCACGGCACAACAGTCGCGACAAACGCATTGATCACTCGGAACTTTCCGGTTGCGGCGCTGGTCACCACCCGCGGTTTTCGTGATGTGCTTGAAATCCGCGACGGCACCAAGGACGACTTGTGGGATGCGTATAATGATGTTTCGGCGCCCTACATCCGGCGTCGCGACCGTTTCGAGGTGACCGAGCGCATCGATTTCAGCGGTAACACGGTACAGCCACTCGATGAAGAGGAGGCCCGTTCTCTGGCAGAACTGCTGAAGCGCCGGGGAGTTATGACCATTGCGGTCTGCTTTATGAATTCATACGCAAATCCCTCGCACGAGACAAGAATGCGCGAGATTCTGGAGGAAGTCATTCCAGACGCGACTGTGTCGACGTCGGCTGAGATCCTGCCTGAGATTTTTGAGTACCCGCGCTTTAACACCGCAGTCGCGAACGCGGTGCTTGCGCCGCTGGTTTCCGGCTATGTAAACCGGCTGGCTGGGCGTTTGCGGGAGGGTGGTTACGAGGGGATTTGTTGCTGCTGCATTCGGGCGGCGGCTCCATGA
- a CDS encoding helix-turn-helix domain-containing protein, which yields MLPTLRTWLRNDAQPSRTCEELFIHRNSLSYRLRRIEELLGISLDTLDGRATCLMALRLVELEPY from the coding sequence TTGCTCCCCACGCTGCGCACGTGGCTGCGCAACGACGCCCAGCCCTCGCGCACCTGCGAGGAACTCTTCATCCACCGCAACTCGCTGAGCTACCGGCTGCGCCGTATCGAGGAGCTCCTCGGTATCTCACTCGACACCCTCGACGGTCGCGCCACCTGCTTGATGGCGTTGCGGCTGGTGGAGCTTGAGCCGTACTAG